The following coding sequences lie in one Deinococcus aerolatus genomic window:
- a CDS encoding 3-oxoacyl-ACP synthase III family protein: MSRVLGLRVLSTAQALPARVVPTSEAAALCGIAPEVALKRTGVHERRWLSGAETALTLGAQAAREAVTAAGLEVAQIDTLLNASGSQLQPIPDGAALFARELGLRGAATYSIHGTCLSFLLALNHAALLIGAGQARHVLIVSSEAGSLGLNFNQPESALLIGDGAAAVVVGPAEHDGQGVHAMRVVTYPEGADHTRIRGGGSLLTPRHPDVVPQDFTFDMHGLSVLRLASQVVPDFLEGLRSGLSTGLPGIDRVVPHQASAAGLDLMRRAGWPAGKTEVTLTHLGNVIAASLPLTLHQARTGGRAKQGDTLLLVGTGAGLIAGGMILRL, encoded by the coding sequence ATGAGCCGCGTGCTGGGTCTGCGCGTTCTGTCCACCGCCCAGGCGTTGCCCGCCCGCGTGGTCCCCACCTCTGAGGCCGCCGCTCTGTGCGGCATCGCGCCGGAGGTGGCCCTCAAACGCACCGGGGTTCACGAGCGCCGCTGGCTGTCGGGGGCCGAGACAGCCCTGACCCTGGGCGCTCAGGCGGCGCGGGAGGCGGTGACGGCGGCAGGCCTGGAGGTGGCGCAGATCGACACGCTGCTCAACGCCAGCGGCAGCCAGCTTCAGCCCATCCCGGACGGCGCGGCGCTGTTTGCCCGCGAACTGGGCCTGCGCGGCGCGGCCACCTACAGCATTCACGGCACCTGTCTCAGCTTCCTGCTGGCCCTCAACCACGCCGCCCTGCTGATCGGTGCGGGACAGGCGCGGCATGTGCTGATCGTCAGCAGCGAGGCCGGCAGCCTCGGCCTCAATTTTAACCAGCCGGAAAGTGCACTGCTGATCGGGGACGGCGCGGCAGCGGTGGTCGTCGGACCCGCCGAGCATGATGGTCAGGGCGTTCACGCCATGCGCGTCGTCACCTACCCCGAGGGCGCGGACCACACCCGCATTCGTGGCGGCGGCTCGTTGCTGACGCCCCGGCACCCTGACGTCGTCCCGCAGGACTTCACCTTCGATATGCACGGCCTGTCGGTGCTGAGGCTAGCGTCTCAGGTGGTGCCCGACTTTCTGGAAGGGCTGAGATCCGGCCTCAGCACGGGCCTGCCCGGCATTGACCGTGTGGTGCCGCATCAGGCCAGCGCGGCGGGTCTGGACCTGATGCGCCGCGCTGGCTGGCCTGCCGGGAAAACCGAGGTGACGCTGACCCACCTGGGCAACGTGATTGCGGCCAGCCTGCCGCTGACGCTGCATCAGGCCCGGACCGGGGGGCGGGCGAAGCAGGGCGACACCCTGCTGCTCGTCGGCACCGGGGCGGGCCTGATCGCGGGGGGAATGATCCTGCGGCTGTAG
- the aroA gene encoding 3-phosphoshikimate 1-carboxyvinyltransferase, which produces MSADGLPETFDVLVHPARGLSGALQAQPSKNYTTRYLLAAALAEGETRVVGIATSEDAGAMLRCLEAWGAGVTLLGDDAVVRGFGAAPRAGVTLNPGNAGAVARFLMGVAALTTDTTFVTDYPESLGRRPQGDLLDALERLGARVGSSGGRLPLSISGPVQGGTVEVSAEKSSQYASALMFLGPLLPLGLELRLTGQIKSHAPLRQTLDTLAAFGVVFGASPDLSRISIPGGQQYRAGRVTVPGDYPGSAAILAAAALLPGQLRLSNLRENDLQGEREAVAVLREMGADIVREGDTLVVRGGRPLRAVTRDGDGFTDAVQALTAAAAFAQGTTTWDNVSTLRLKECDRISDTRRELQGLGLHAAETSDSLSLTGTARIAGGVTADGHGDHRMIMLLTLLGLKADAPIRITGAHHIRKSYPLFFQHLETLGASFEYLPTEAH; this is translated from the coding sequence ATGAGTGCCGACGGCCTGCCCGAAACGTTCGATGTTCTCGTTCACCCTGCCCGTGGCCTGAGCGGCGCCCTGCAGGCCCAGCCCAGCAAGAATTACACCACCCGCTACCTGCTGGCGGCGGCGCTGGCCGAGGGCGAGACGCGCGTGGTAGGCATCGCCACCAGCGAGGACGCCGGGGCCATGCTGCGCTGCCTGGAGGCCTGGGGCGCGGGCGTGACCCTGCTGGGCGATGACGCCGTGGTGCGGGGCTTTGGCGCGGCCCCCCGTGCGGGCGTGACCCTCAACCCCGGCAACGCGGGCGCGGTGGCGCGGTTCCTTATGGGCGTGGCGGCGCTGACGACGGACACCACCTTCGTCACCGACTACCCCGAGTCGCTGGGTCGGCGCCCCCAGGGGGACCTGCTGGACGCCCTGGAACGCCTGGGCGCGCGCGTGGGCAGCAGCGGCGGACGCCTGCCCCTGAGCATCAGCGGGCCGGTGCAGGGCGGTACCGTGGAGGTCAGTGCCGAGAAGTCCAGCCAGTACGCCAGCGCCCTGATGTTCCTGGGGCCGCTGCTGCCGCTGGGGCTGGAACTGCGCCTGACCGGGCAGATCAAGAGCCACGCCCCGCTGCGGCAGACGCTGGACACGCTGGCGGCCTTCGGCGTCGTGTTCGGGGCCAGCCCGGACCTGAGCCGCATCTCCATTCCCGGTGGGCAGCAGTACCGGGCCGGGCGCGTCACCGTTCCCGGCGATTACCCTGGCTCGGCGGCCATTCTGGCGGCGGCGGCGCTGCTGCCCGGCCAGCTCCGCCTGTCCAACCTGCGCGAAAACGACCTTCAGGGTGAGCGCGAGGCGGTGGCCGTGCTGCGCGAGATGGGCGCGGATATCGTGCGCGAGGGGGACACGCTGGTGGTCCGGGGTGGCCGGCCCCTCCGCGCCGTTACCCGCGACGGGGACGGCTTTACCGACGCGGTGCAGGCGCTGACCGCCGCCGCCGCATTCGCGCAGGGCACCACCACCTGGGACAACGTGTCCACGTTGCGGCTCAAGGAGTGTGACCGCATCAGCGACACCCGGCGCGAGTTGCAAGGGCTGGGCCTCCACGCTGCCGAGACGTCGGACAGCCTCAGCCTCACCGGAACCGCGCGGATTGCCGGAGGAGTGACCGCCGACGGGCACGGCGACCACCGCATGATCATGCTGCTGACCCTGCTGGGGTTGAAAGCCGACGCGCCCATCCGCATCACCGGCGCGCACCACATCCGCAAGAGCTACCCGCTGTTCTTCCAGCATCTGGAAACGCTGGGGGCGAGCTTCGAGTACCTGCCCACCGAGGCCCACTAA
- a CDS encoding MarR family winged helix-turn-helix transcriptional regulator has product MTPVPTAELLERIGCDWHAARPDLDPEPMLTVIAVQRTSGRLYARLEAFLAQYDLTPAAFDVLATLRRSAPAQGLTLGDLGALMAVTPPAVTKRVDALTGRGLVERVPDAVDRRAIRARLTAPGRELVDGLLPQHLEHEERLLANLSHAERHTLRTLLGRIGAG; this is encoded by the coding sequence ATGACCCCCGTGCCCACCGCAGAACTGCTGGAACGCATTGGCTGCGACTGGCACGCGGCCCGGCCCGATCTAGACCCGGAACCCATGCTGACCGTGATCGCGGTGCAGCGCACCTCCGGGCGGCTTTACGCACGGCTGGAGGCGTTTCTCGCGCAGTACGACCTGACACCCGCGGCCTTTGACGTGCTGGCAACCCTGCGCCGATCGGCCCCGGCGCAGGGGCTGACGCTGGGCGACCTGGGCGCGCTGATGGCGGTTACGCCGCCCGCCGTGACCAAACGGGTGGACGCGTTGACCGGGCGGGGACTGGTCGAGCGGGTGCCCGACGCCGTAGACCGCCGCGCCATCCGGGCCCGACTGACGGCGCCGGGCCGCGAACTGGTAGACGGCCTGCTGCCCCAGCATCTGGAACACGAGGAGCGGCTGCTGGCGAACCTGAGCCACGCCGAGCGGCACACGCTGAGGACCCTGCTGGGCCGGATCGGGGCGGGCTAG
- a CDS encoding DMT family transporter has translation MALLPALLATLGAGIGLSAGLAFNLRLAASLGTPLAATLVTFFVGAGLLLSLWALGLDGARPTAWPELWTLLGGVLGVTYVTLSLIAGARLGAGASTVAVTLGQVLGAAVITGLGWLGQTTQPPTLLGVLSAALLLGAVGLLAADRERWRG, from the coding sequence ATGGCGTTGCTGCCCGCCCTGCTGGCGACACTGGGGGCGGGCATCGGCCTGTCGGCGGGCCTGGCCTTCAACCTGCGCCTGGCCGCCAGCCTGGGCACGCCGCTGGCGGCCACGCTGGTTACCTTCTTTGTGGGAGCCGGGCTGCTGCTCTCGCTGTGGGCGCTGGGGCTGGACGGCGCGAGACCCACCGCCTGGCCGGAGCTGTGGACGCTGCTGGGCGGCGTGCTGGGCGTTACCTACGTCACCCTGAGCCTGATCGCGGGGGCACGGCTGGGGGCCGGGGCCAGCACGGTGGCCGTCACGCTGGGGCAGGTGCTGGGAGCAGCGGTCATCACCGGCCTGGGCTGGCTGGGGCAGACCACGCAGCCGCCGACGCTGCTGGGCGTGCTGAGCGCGGCGCTGCTGCTGGGCGCGGTGGGCCTTCTGGCGGCGGACCGCGAGCGGTGGCGAGGATGA
- a CDS encoding DMT family transporter, with protein MTLQPRRFPFLLLAVTAGTLLPMQFAVNSALAGELHSVTLTAGISYLVGAVALGAVLPALRVRANWTAARAAPRWVWLGGVVGSAYVVGSVVLTRLLGAALATTLVIAAQVLTALALDHFGALGLPRRRMNRARTLAALLVLAALALRLWTPA; from the coding sequence GTGACCCTGCAACCCCGACGATTTCCCTTTCTGTTGCTGGCCGTGACAGCAGGCACCCTGTTGCCCATGCAATTCGCGGTCAACAGCGCGCTGGCCGGTGAGCTGCACTCGGTGACGCTGACGGCTGGCATCTCGTATCTGGTGGGGGCGGTGGCCCTGGGCGCCGTGTTGCCGGCATTGCGGGTGCGGGCCAACTGGACGGCGGCGCGTGCGGCCCCGCGCTGGGTGTGGCTGGGCGGGGTGGTGGGCAGCGCCTACGTGGTGGGCAGTGTGGTGCTGACCCGGCTGCTGGGAGCCGCCCTGGCCACCACGCTGGTGATTGCCGCGCAGGTGTTGACCGCGCTGGCGCTGGACCACTTCGGGGCGCTGGGCCTGCCGCGCCGCCGGATGAACCGCGCCCGGACCCTGGCCGCCCTGCTGGTACTGGCGGCACTGGCGCTGCGCCTGTGGACTCCGGCGTGA
- a CDS encoding toxic anion resistance protein, producing MTDGKPGPLTPPDSSLSAPEAVRDVAPVDAPEMVPLSPEDRARLDSMARAFAVDVLGAGAHTPEFRRKLDAVHDLGLPEQRAAAQTSNRMLDRPLRATRSGALAEGSDILNSLTDLRRTVENLDPSRAPTPRRLFGILPGARKVQNAMDKYQSAQSHLNGILESLYRGQDELRRDNATIETEKLHLWETMQKLRQYAHVGKAVDTALTERLSELAQTDPEKARMVSEELLFAVRQRVTDLLTQLAVSIQGYLALDLVRRNNLELIKGVDRATTTTVSALKTALMVSQALGTQGAVLGQITAINDTTGKMIGSTASLLKQQSTEIQRQAGSATVDPQIIQGAFRDVYGALDAISAYRQQALERFSETMQVLDKEVAQAQTYLDRERQGVAREVAQNLKVGQEGELKL from the coding sequence ATGACTGATGGCAAACCCGGCCCGCTGACTCCACCCGACTCCTCTCTGAGCGCGCCGGAAGCCGTCAGGGACGTGGCCCCGGTGGACGCTCCGGAAATGGTGCCCCTGTCGCCTGAGGACCGCGCCCGGCTGGACAGCATGGCCCGCGCCTTCGCGGTGGACGTGCTGGGTGCCGGGGCGCATACTCCCGAATTCAGGCGCAAGCTGGACGCCGTGCATGACCTGGGCCTGCCCGAGCAGCGTGCGGCGGCGCAAACCAGCAACCGCATGCTGGACCGCCCCCTGCGGGCCACCCGCAGCGGCGCCCTGGCCGAGGGCAGCGACATTCTTAACAGCCTGACGGACCTGCGCCGCACCGTGGAAAACCTGGACCCCAGCCGGGCGCCCACCCCCCGCCGCCTGTTCGGCATCCTGCCGGGGGCCAGGAAGGTGCAGAACGCGATGGACAAGTACCAGAGCGCGCAGTCGCACCTGAACGGCATTCTGGAGTCGCTGTACCGCGGCCAGGACGAGCTGCGGCGCGACAACGCCACCATCGAGACCGAGAAGCTGCACCTGTGGGAGACCATGCAGAAGCTGCGGCAGTACGCCCACGTCGGCAAGGCGGTGGACACGGCTCTGACCGAGCGTCTCTCGGAGCTGGCCCAGACCGATCCGGAAAAGGCCCGCATGGTCAGCGAGGAACTCCTCTTTGCCGTGCGTCAGCGCGTCACGGACCTGCTGACCCAGCTGGCGGTGAGCATTCAGGGGTACCTGGCCCTGGACCTGGTGCGGCGCAACAACCTGGAGCTGATCAAGGGCGTGGACCGCGCCACTACCACCACCGTCAGCGCCCTGAAGACCGCGCTGATGGTCTCGCAGGCGCTGGGCACGCAGGGCGCGGTGTTGGGGCAGATCACGGCCATCAACGACACCACCGGCAAGATGATCGGGTCTACCGCCAGCCTCCTGAAGCAGCAGTCCACCGAGATCCAGCGGCAGGCGGGCAGCGCCACGGTGGACCCGCAGATCATCCAGGGGGCCTTCCGCGACGTGTACGGTGCGCTGGACGCCATCAGCGCCTACCGGCAGCAGGCGCTGGAGCGCTTCAGCGAGACCATGCAGGTGCTGGACAAGGAGGTGGCCCAGGCCCAGACCTACCTGGACCGCGAGCGGCAGGGGGTGGCCCGCGAGGTGGCCCAGAACCTGAAGGTGGGCCAGGAGGGTGAGCTCAAGCTCTGA
- a CDS encoding nucleoside/nucleotide kinase family protein, whose protein sequence is MVLGLAARLAAQPARPVLRVAVDGVDGAGKTIFADELAAALRQRGREVIRASVDGFHQPRAARYRLGRDSPEGFYRESYDYAALRRALLDPLGPGGSRRYCTATFDVAADLPVTPEGMVARPGSILLVDGLFLHRPELREVWDDSVFLRVAFAVSVPRGAARGPGFGSPDPLDQSNRRYIGGHQLYFSEADPERRAGVVVDNNDLDAPFMVCARDVAGR, encoded by the coding sequence GTGGTCCTTGGGCTGGCGGCCCGGCTCGCGGCCCAGCCCGCCCGTCCTGTCCTGCGCGTGGCTGTGGACGGAGTGGACGGGGCAGGGAAGACAATATTTGCCGACGAACTGGCCGCCGCCCTGCGACAGCGCGGCCGTGAGGTTATCCGGGCCAGCGTGGACGGCTTTCACCAACCCCGCGCGGCGCGTTACCGCCTGGGCCGGGACTCGCCCGAGGGGTTCTACCGGGAGTCCTACGACTACGCGGCCCTGCGGCGGGCGCTGCTGGACCCGCTGGGGCCGGGCGGTTCCCGGCGCTACTGCACGGCCACGTTCGATGTCGCTGCCGACCTGCCGGTGACCCCGGAGGGGATGGTGGCCCGCCCCGGCAGCATTCTGCTGGTGGACGGCCTGTTTCTACACCGCCCCGAGTTGCGTGAGGTGTGGGACGATTCCGTCTTCTTACGGGTGGCGTTTGCCGTGTCGGTTCCGCGCGGCGCAGCGCGCGGCCCCGGCTTCGGCTCCCCCGATCCGCTGGACCAGAGCAACCGGCGCTATATCGGGGGCCACCAGCTGTATTTCAGCGAGGCCGATCCAGAACGCCGGGCGGGCGTGGTGGTCGACAACAATGATCTGGACGCCCCCTTCATGGTGTGCGCGAGAGACGTCGCTGGCCGCTGA
- a CDS encoding phosphotransferase, translated as MADEGGQLAAQPPVLSAPDLASPLRALGPGLWQVAEKPLALCHTDLHAGQFRWRGGRLTAPLDFRDVAVGPPAWDMASKACFRGWWAAGQVAGDADRDAALACCWHFTVQAALQDRVAHNAWQRLWPSRGAA; from the coding sequence GTGGCCGATGAAGGGGGCCAACTGGCTGCCCAGCCGCCCGTTCTGTCCGCCCCAGACCTGGCCTCACCGCTGAGGGCGCTTGGGCCTGGGCTGTGGCAGGTGGCCGAAAAGCCCTTAGCCCTGTGCCACACCGATCTCCATGCAGGGCAGTTTCGCTGGCGTGGCGGACGACTCACCGCGCCGCTGGATTTCCGTGACGTTGCCGTCGGGCCGCCCGCGTGGGACATGGCAAGCAAGGCCTGTTTCCGCGGCTGGTGGGCGGCAGGACAGGTGGCTGGGGATGCTGACCGCGACGCCGCTTTGGCCTGCTGCTGGCATTTCACCGTGCAGGCCGCGCTGCAAGACAGGGTGGCCCACAACGCATGGCAGAGGCTGTGGCCTTCGCGCGGGGCTGCCTGA
- the purU gene encoding formyltetrahydrofolate deformylase, whose protein sequence is MTAPATVPDPLNTATLTITCPDRGGIVASVSQFLHNHGANIIHSDQHSTDPAGGTFFMRMEFYLAHLDLARDGFERAFSSVVAQPFQMEWSLTYRAEPKRMAVLVSRYDHCFLDLLWRKRRGELNVTIPLIISNHEDLRRDAEMFGIPFHVVPVNKENKAEAEAEQVRLLREADTEFVVLARYMQILSGDFLRAFGRPVINIHHSFLPAFVGANPYRAAFNRGVKLIGATSHYVTEELDAGPIIAQDVVPVTHRETPDTLMRLGRDVERQVLARAVKAQVEDRVLVHGNKTVVF, encoded by the coding sequence ATGACCGCGCCTGCCACCGTTCCCGATCCCCTGAACACTGCGACCCTGACCATCACCTGCCCGGACCGCGGGGGCATCGTGGCCTCGGTGTCGCAGTTTCTGCACAACCACGGTGCGAACATCATCCACAGCGATCAGCACAGCACCGATCCGGCGGGCGGCACATTCTTCATGCGCATGGAGTTCTATCTGGCCCACCTCGATCTGGCCCGCGACGGGTTCGAGCGGGCCTTTTCCAGCGTGGTGGCCCAGCCCTTTCAGATGGAGTGGTCCCTGACCTACCGTGCCGAACCCAAGCGCATGGCGGTTCTGGTCAGCCGCTACGATCACTGTTTTCTGGACCTGCTGTGGCGCAAGCGCCGGGGCGAACTGAACGTGACCATTCCCCTGATTATCAGCAACCACGAGGACCTGCGCCGCGACGCGGAGATGTTTGGCATTCCCTTTCACGTCGTTCCCGTGAACAAGGAGAACAAGGCCGAGGCCGAGGCCGAACAGGTCCGGCTGCTGCGCGAGGCCGACACCGAATTTGTCGTGCTGGCCCGCTACATGCAGATTCTGTCGGGCGACTTTCTGCGCGCTTTCGGGCGGCCTGTGATCAACATCCACCACAGTTTCCTGCCCGCCTTTGTCGGTGCCAACCCCTACCGCGCGGCGTTTAACCGGGGCGTCAAGCTGATCGGGGCCACCAGCCACTACGTCACCGAGGAACTCGACGCCGGGCCGATCATCGCCCAGGACGTCGTGCCCGTAACCCACCGCGAGACGCCCGACACGCTGATGCGCCTGGGCCGCGACGTGGAACGGCAGGTGCTGGCCCGCGCCGTCAAGGCACAAGTCGAGGACCGCGTGCTGGTGCATGGCAACAAGACGGTGGTGTTTTAG
- a CDS encoding NAD(P)/FAD-dependent oxidoreductase, translating into MQGQTRLCSGGDTARLKHPTSAGDCPFNGMWASHNMARSLQAWSLKRFSYRRLGQAPGLERSDGVGELLGVPLTGSAAWWLRRLFLVWHMPPKVQGARFGGNAAPPPGAHRGGRPALNPRRR; encoded by the coding sequence GTGCAGGGCCAGACCCGGCTGTGCAGCGGCGGGGACACCGCCCGCTTGAAACATCCCACCTCTGCCGGGGACTGCCCGTTCAACGGCATGTGGGCCAGTCACAATATGGCCCGCAGCCTGCAAGCCTGGTCTCTCAAGCGGTTTTCATACCGGAGGCTGGGGCAGGCGCCGGGCCTGGAACGGAGCGACGGCGTGGGTGAACTGCTGGGCGTGCCGCTGACTGGCAGCGCGGCGTGGTGGCTCAGGCGGCTGTTCCTCGTCTGGCACATGCCCCCAAAGGTGCAGGGGGCGCGTTTTGGTGGAAATGCTGCACCCCCGCCCGGTGCCCACCGGGGGGGGCGGCCCGCCCTCAACCCCCGCCGGCGCTGA
- a CDS encoding 2-isopropylmalate synthase yields the protein MTQPQSTDRIRIFDTTLRDGEQSPGVALNHAQKLEIAHQLARLGVDVIEAGFPIASPGDLEGVSRIAREVRGPIITGLARAGRADIEAAARAVEAAEKPRIHTFIATSPIHMAKKLNLEPDAVVERAVQAVTLARSFVDDVEFSAEDATRSDWDFLSRIFKAAVEAGATTINVPDTVGYTTPDEMRKLFAFLKAELPAHVILSSHCHDDLGMAVANSIAAVEGGARQIECTINGIGERAGNASLEEIVMAFHTRADHYGYRTGIQTRELYRSSRLISRLSGMPVQPNKAIVGDNAFAHESGIHQDGVLKARETYEIMNAELVGREAAVLVMGKHSGRAAFRKALTDLGYADMPDDKVQHLFGRFKDLADRKGQIFSDDLRALVDSRSDVPQTFSLEGFQITSGMNMTPVAFVRLHTPDGPVDATAHGDGPVEAAFQAINRITGITPTLESYRIQAVTQGGDALGEVSVSARHGETLLHGLGVATDVVEASARAWLRVQNMIVAGMGTERRQGEFAPGRI from the coding sequence ATGACCCAGCCGCAAAGCACCGACCGCATCCGCATCTTCGACACAACCCTGCGCGACGGCGAGCAGTCGCCCGGCGTAGCCCTGAACCACGCGCAGAAGCTGGAAATCGCGCATCAGCTGGCAAGGTTGGGTGTGGACGTGATCGAGGCGGGCTTCCCCATCGCCAGCCCTGGCGATCTGGAAGGCGTGTCGCGCATTGCCCGCGAGGTGCGCGGGCCGATCATCACCGGGCTGGCGCGGGCCGGACGGGCCGACATTGAGGCGGCAGCGCGGGCCGTGGAGGCTGCCGAGAAGCCGCGCATCCACACCTTTATTGCCACCAGCCCGATTCACATGGCCAAGAAGCTGAATCTGGAACCCGACGCCGTGGTGGAGCGCGCCGTGCAGGCCGTGACGCTGGCCCGTTCCTTCGTGGACGATGTGGAGTTCAGCGCCGAGGACGCCACCCGCAGCGACTGGGATTTCCTGAGCCGGATTTTCAAGGCGGCGGTGGAGGCCGGGGCCACCACCATCAACGTGCCGGACACCGTCGGCTACACCACCCCCGACGAGATGCGCAAGCTGTTCGCGTTCCTGAAGGCCGAACTGCCCGCACACGTCATCCTGAGCAGCCACTGCCACGACGATCTGGGCATGGCGGTGGCCAATTCCATTGCCGCCGTCGAGGGCGGCGCGCGGCAGATCGAATGCACCATCAACGGCATCGGTGAGCGGGCCGGCAACGCCAGCCTGGAAGAGATCGTAATGGCTTTTCATACCCGCGCCGATCACTATGGGTACAGGACCGGCATCCAGACCCGCGAGCTGTACCGCTCCAGCCGCCTGATCAGCCGCCTGAGCGGGATGCCGGTGCAGCCCAACAAGGCCATCGTGGGCGACAATGCCTTCGCGCACGAGTCCGGCATTCATCAGGACGGCGTCCTGAAGGCCCGCGAGACCTACGAAATCATGAACGCCGAGCTGGTGGGCCGCGAGGCTGCCGTGCTGGTCATGGGCAAGCACTCGGGCCGGGCCGCCTTCCGTAAAGCGCTGACCGATCTGGGTTACGCGGACATGCCCGACGACAAGGTGCAGCACCTGTTCGGGCGCTTCAAGGATCTGGCAGACCGCAAGGGACAGATCTTCAGCGACGACCTGCGTGCCCTGGTCGATTCCCGCAGTGACGTGCCACAGACTTTCAGCCTGGAAGGCTTCCAGATCACCAGCGGCATGAACATGACTCCGGTGGCCTTCGTGCGCCTGCACACCCCTGACGGTCCGGTGGACGCCACGGCGCACGGCGACGGCCCTGTGGAGGCCGCCTTCCAGGCCATCAACAGGATCACGGGCATCACGCCCACGTTGGAGAGCTACCGCATTCAGGCGGTCACGCAGGGCGGCGACGCGCTGGGCGAGGTCAGCGTCAGCGCCCGCCACGGCGAAACGCTGCTGCACGGCCTGGGTGTGGCAACCGACGTGGTGGAGGCCAGCGCCCGCGCGTGGCTGCGCGTCCAGAACATGATCGTGGCCGGCATGGGCACCGAGCGGCGGCAGGGCGAGTTTGCGCCGGGGCGCATTTGA
- a CDS encoding PaaI family thioesterase: protein MTLHPDLNFPSPEELARLTPEQVAAFMNGPQGGGLSGTLGARLGINFIAIARERLSAQMPVEGNLQPAGRLHGGANLALAEELASVGSWVNLDPRRQVAVGVDLSGTHVRGVSGGFVTGEATLAYRGRSVLVWTVEIRDERGRLTSMARCTCNVVSVGN from the coding sequence ATGACGCTGCATCCCGATCTGAATTTTCCCAGTCCCGAGGAGCTGGCCCGCCTGACGCCCGAGCAGGTGGCCGCCTTCATGAATGGTCCGCAGGGCGGCGGCTTAAGCGGTACCCTCGGCGCGCGTCTGGGCATTAATTTCATCGCCATTGCTCGCGAACGCCTGAGCGCGCAGATGCCGGTAGAGGGCAACCTCCAGCCCGCCGGACGGTTGCACGGCGGCGCAAACCTCGCGCTGGCCGAGGAACTGGCGAGCGTGGGATCGTGGGTCAATCTCGATCCGCGCAGGCAGGTGGCGGTGGGCGTGGACCTGAGCGGCACGCACGTCCGGGGCGTGTCCGGCGGCTTCGTGACCGGCGAGGCGACACTGGCCTACCGGGGCCGCAGCGTGCTGGTCTGGACGGTGGAGATCAGGGACGAGCGCGGACGGCTGACCAGCATGGCCCGCTGCACCTGCAACGTGGTGTCGGTGGGCAATTAA
- a CDS encoding DUF2231 domain-containing protein, with protein sequence MSLLPWQADQDKPSYVLEDAVVNHDAIEALAEKLQLALRGAEDLLPEGVTDALHGVPLGHPIHPILVHLPLGGWMIAGMLDFFPGQNTEATERAADLALTLGTVGAVATIATGWTDWSGARGQARRTGLIHGLLNETAFFLNVGSIVARRKHRRGLGKVLSGTALGLSLAGGFLGGELVYRHGLGVGRTLDHPQG encoded by the coding sequence ATGAGCCTTCTTCCCTGGCAAGCCGATCAGGATAAGCCCAGCTATGTTCTTGAAGACGCGGTGGTCAACCACGACGCCATCGAGGCGCTGGCCGAGAAACTGCAACTGGCCCTGCGCGGCGCGGAGGACCTGCTGCCCGAGGGCGTGACTGACGCCCTGCACGGCGTGCCGCTGGGCCACCCGATTCACCCGATTCTGGTGCATCTGCCGCTGGGCGGCTGGATGATCGCCGGGATGCTGGACTTCTTCCCCGGCCAGAACACCGAGGCCACCGAGCGGGCCGCCGATCTGGCGCTGACGCTGGGCACGGTGGGGGCCGTCGCCACCATCGCCACCGGCTGGACCGACTGGAGCGGCGCACGCGGTCAGGCACGGCGCACCGGTCTGATTCACGGCCTCCTGAACGAGACGGCCTTCTTCCTGAACGTCGGGTCCATCGTGGCGCGGCGCAAACACAGGCGCGGCCTGGGCAAAGTGCTGTCGGGCACGGCGCTGGGACTCTCGCTGGCGGGCGGCTTTCTGGGCGGCGAACTGGTGTACCGCCACGGGCTGGGCGTGGGCCGGACCCTGGACCACCCACAGGGCTAA